One window of the Pseudomonas sp. S04 genome contains the following:
- a CDS encoding 2-aminoethylphosphonate--pyruvate transaminase, producing the protein MSTAEPILLTPGPLTTSARTRQAMMVDWGSWDDRFNQLTASLCEQLLSIVNGADSHHCVPLQGSGTFAVEAAIGTLVPRDGKVLVLINGAYGKRLAKICEYLGRSFSTFETAEDEPTTAADVDRLLRADTSITHVALIHCETSTGILNPLAEIAQVIAEHGKRLIIDAMSSFGALPIDARQVPFDALIAASGKCLEGVPGMGFVFANKDALANAAGNSHSLAMDLFDQHSYMAKTGQWRFTPPTHVVAALHEALLQYNEEGGLAVRHQRYADNCQVLLEEMARLGLRSFLPTAIQAPIIVTFHAPQDPRYQFKEFYERVKAKGFILYPGKLTQVETFRVGCIGHVNQAEMRAAVAAVAEVLREMEVLDI; encoded by the coding sequence ATGAGCACTGCCGAACCCATCCTGCTCACCCCCGGCCCACTGACGACTTCGGCCCGCACCCGCCAGGCGATGATGGTCGACTGGGGTTCATGGGATGACCGCTTCAACCAACTGACCGCCAGCCTCTGCGAACAACTGCTGAGCATCGTCAACGGCGCCGACAGCCACCACTGCGTGCCCCTGCAAGGCAGCGGGACCTTCGCCGTCGAAGCGGCGATCGGCACCCTGGTGCCCCGCGACGGTAAAGTGCTGGTGCTGATCAACGGCGCGTACGGCAAGCGCCTGGCGAAAATCTGTGAATACCTGGGCCGCTCGTTCAGCACCTTCGAAACCGCTGAAGACGAGCCGACCACCGCCGCCGACGTCGACCGCCTGCTGCGGGCCGACACCAGCATCACCCACGTTGCGCTGATCCACTGCGAAACCAGCACCGGGATTCTCAACCCGCTGGCAGAGATTGCCCAGGTCATTGCCGAGCACGGCAAACGCCTGATCATCGACGCCATGAGTTCGTTCGGTGCGCTACCGATCGACGCCCGGCAAGTGCCCTTCGACGCGCTGATCGCCGCCAGCGGCAAGTGCCTGGAAGGCGTGCCCGGCATGGGTTTTGTCTTCGCCAACAAGGACGCCCTGGCCAATGCGGCCGGCAACTCCCATTCGTTGGCCATGGATCTGTTCGACCAGCACAGCTATATGGCCAAGACCGGCCAGTGGCGCTTCACCCCGCCGACCCACGTGGTCGCGGCGCTCCACGAAGCCCTGCTGCAATACAACGAAGAAGGCGGCTTGGCGGTTCGCCACCAACGCTACGCCGACAACTGCCAGGTGCTGCTCGAAGAAATGGCCAGGCTTGGCTTGCGCAGCTTCCTGCCGACGGCCATCCAGGCGCCGATCATCGTCACCTTTCACGCCCCGCAGGACCCACGCTATCAATTCAAGGAGTTCTACGAACGGGTCAAGGCCAAGGGTTTCATCCTCTACCCGGGCAAGTTGACCCAGGTCGAAACCTTCCGCGTCGGCTGCATCGGTCACGTCAACCAGGCCGAGATGCGCGCCGCAGTGGCCGCCGTGGCCGAGGTCTTGCGCGAGATGGAAGTGCTCGACATCTGA
- the phnX gene encoding phosphonoacetaldehyde hydrolase, whose protein sequence is MNYNNPTQLQAAILDWAGTVVDFGSFAPTQIFVEAFAEFDVQVSIEEARGPMGMGKWDHIRTLCDQPQVAERYRKVFGRTPTDDDVTAIYQRFMPLQIEKIAEHSALIPGALETIANLRQQGIKIGSCSGYPKQVMDKVVELAATNGYIADHVVATDEVPNGRPWPAQALANVIALGINDVAACVKIDDTVPGILEGRSAGMWTVALICSGNALGLTYEGYRALGSDTLAIERERIHRLFEGSRPHYMIDTITDLPQVIADINKRLAQGEMPQSS, encoded by the coding sequence ATGAACTACAACAACCCAACTCAACTGCAAGCCGCCATCCTCGACTGGGCCGGCACCGTAGTCGACTTCGGCTCGTTCGCGCCGACCCAGATCTTTGTCGAGGCGTTCGCCGAATTCGACGTGCAGGTCTCCATCGAAGAAGCCCGTGGCCCGATGGGCATGGGCAAGTGGGACCACATCCGCACCCTGTGTGACCAGCCACAAGTGGCCGAGCGTTATCGCAAGGTGTTTGGCCGCACCCCGACCGACGATGACGTGACCGCCATCTATCAACGTTTCATGCCGCTGCAGATCGAAAAGATCGCCGAGCACTCGGCGCTGATCCCTGGCGCCCTGGAGACCATTGCCAACCTGCGCCAGCAAGGCATCAAGATCGGTTCCTGCTCCGGCTATCCGAAACAGGTGATGGACAAGGTGGTCGAGCTGGCAGCCACCAACGGCTACATCGCCGATCACGTGGTCGCCACCGACGAAGTGCCCAACGGTCGCCCATGGCCGGCCCAGGCCCTGGCCAACGTCATCGCCCTGGGCATCAACGACGTCGCCGCCTGCGTGAAGATCGATGACACCGTACCCGGGATCCTCGAAGGCCGAAGCGCCGGGATGTGGACCGTCGCCCTGATCTGCTCCGGCAACGCGCTGGGCCTGACGTACGAGGGCTATCGCGCCCTGGGCAGCGACACCCTGGCTATCGAGCGCGAGCGCATTCATCGCCTGTTCGAAGGTTCGCGCCCGCACTACATGATCGACACCATCACCGACCTGCCGCAGGTGATCGCCGACATCAACAAACGCCTGGCCCAGGGTGAGATGCCACAAAGCAGCTGA
- a CDS encoding YebC/PmpR family DNA-binding transcriptional regulator: MGAQWKVKHKEAAANAKGKIFGKLVKEITIAARNGADTATNAHLRLVVEQAKKASMPRETLERAIKKGSGQLGETVQYHRVTYEGFAPHQVPLIVECVTDNINRTVAEIRVAFRKGQLGASGSVAWDFDHVGMIEASPDTPDADPEMAAIEAGAQDFEPAEDGATLFITEATDLDSVQKALPEQGFTVLSAKLGYKPKNPVSGLTDAQMEEVEAFLEGLDNHDDVQDMFVGLAG, translated from the coding sequence ATGGGCGCACAGTGGAAGGTTAAACACAAAGAAGCGGCAGCCAACGCCAAGGGGAAAATCTTCGGCAAGCTGGTGAAGGAAATCACCATTGCTGCGCGTAACGGTGCCGATACCGCAACCAACGCGCATTTGCGCCTGGTGGTGGAACAGGCCAAGAAGGCCTCGATGCCCCGTGAAACCCTGGAACGGGCGATCAAGAAGGGTTCGGGTCAACTGGGCGAGACCGTGCAGTACCACCGTGTGACCTACGAAGGGTTTGCCCCGCACCAGGTACCGCTGATCGTTGAGTGCGTGACCGACAATATCAACCGCACCGTGGCGGAAATCCGCGTGGCGTTCCGTAAGGGTCAGTTGGGGGCTTCCGGTTCCGTGGCCTGGGACTTCGACCACGTGGGCATGATCGAGGCATCGCCGGACACCCCGGACGCCGATCCGGAGATGGCTGCAATCGAAGCCGGTGCCCAGGATTTCGAACCCGCCGAAGACGGCGCGACCCTGTTCATCACCGAAGCCACCGACCTCGATTCGGTGCAGAAAGCCTTGCCGGAGCAGGGTTTCACCGTGTTGTCGGCAAAACTGGGCTACAAGCCGAAGAACCCGGTCAGCGGCTTGACTGACGCGCAGATGGAAGAAGTCGAAGCGTTCCTTGAAGGCCTGGACAACCACGATGACGTGCAGGACATGTTTGTCGGGTTGGCGGGTTGA
- a CDS encoding LysR family transcriptional regulator produces MSVSHAQLKAFHAVAKHGSFTKAAERLFLTQPAISDQVRKLEERFGVLLFHRNKRSVRLTDLGERLLSITQRLFVIEAEAQELLHDSQALQTGSLILAVDAPVHVLPQIARFCERYPGISVKIETGNTDESLFRLFNYQADLALLGRDVSDARLLTLPLRNDPMVAFVSRSHPWADRESICLADLDDTPLVLREIGSVTRQTLEEEMARAGLRIRPAIQVEGREAAREAVVVGIGVGVVSAAEFGADSRVCALPIIDCTRRLTETLVCLREQSSRRVVATFLQMVRESLE; encoded by the coding sequence ATGTCGGTATCCCACGCCCAGCTCAAAGCTTTCCATGCCGTGGCCAAACACGGCAGCTTCACCAAAGCCGCCGAACGCTTGTTCCTGACTCAGCCGGCAATCTCCGACCAGGTGCGCAAACTCGAAGAGCGTTTTGGTGTGTTGTTGTTTCATCGCAACAAGCGCTCAGTGCGCCTGACCGACCTGGGTGAGCGCCTGTTGAGCATCACACAACGCCTGTTCGTGATCGAAGCCGAGGCCCAGGAACTGCTGCACGACTCCCAGGCACTGCAGACCGGCAGCCTGATCCTGGCGGTGGATGCCCCGGTCCACGTGTTGCCGCAAATCGCCCGGTTCTGCGAGCGCTATCCCGGCATCAGCGTGAAGATCGAAACCGGCAACACCGACGAGTCACTGTTTCGCCTGTTCAACTATCAGGCTGACCTGGCCTTGCTCGGACGGGACGTCAGCGATGCGCGCCTGCTGACACTACCGCTGCGCAACGACCCGATGGTGGCATTCGTTTCCCGCAGCCACCCCTGGGCCGACCGCGAATCGATCTGCCTGGCGGACCTGGACGACACTCCGCTGGTATTACGCGAAATCGGTTCGGTGACCCGCCAGACCCTGGAAGAAGAAATGGCCCGGGCCGGCCTGCGCATTCGCCCGGCGATCCAGGTGGAAGGCCGTGAGGCCGCACGGGAAGCCGTAGTGGTCGGGATTGGCGTGGGCGTGGTCTCGGCCGCCGAGTTCGGCGCCGACTCACGGGTTTGCGCCTTACCGATTATCGACTGCACCCGGCGTCTGACCGAAACCCTGGTGTGCCTGCGCGAACAGAGTTCACGGCGCGTAGTGGCGACGTTTTTGCAGATGGTGCGTGAGAGCCTGGAGTAG
- a CDS encoding MFS transporter: MQKHIGTLKRWRVQIFAITWLAYAAFYFTRKAFSVAKLGIGEDPTFHLDKMAMANLDGLYLAAYAVGQFTWGILADRYGPRVVVFGGLLISALAALVMGNFATLPIFATCMVIQGLAQATGWSGLCKNLGSFYPAEQRGRVLGLWSSCYAFGGLVASPFVGWWAYTLVGSWHAAFISSAAVVAVVALLFFIFQRNQPEDVGLPAVEPQPQLTAAEADAQSRISMWAPLREILRNRTVLTLGLAYFMLKPARYAILLWGPVIVFEQMPSVGKVGAAIIPTAFELAGLLGPIMIGLASDKLFGARRLPACVLSLLALTVSLALFMGALQTGSVLLVVALLFVMGLTLYGPDSMISGAAAIDFGTAKAGATAAGFVNGCGSVGAILGGLLPGYFDTVTVFIVFAGCALFSALVLIPHWNSRPAGLQPNRALVPTVPVTI, translated from the coding sequence ATGCAAAAGCACATCGGCACCCTCAAGCGTTGGCGCGTGCAAATCTTCGCCATTACCTGGCTCGCCTACGCGGCCTTCTACTTCACTCGCAAAGCGTTCTCCGTGGCCAAGCTGGGGATCGGTGAAGACCCTACCTTTCACCTCGACAAAATGGCCATGGCCAACCTCGACGGGCTCTACCTGGCAGCCTATGCCGTCGGCCAGTTCACCTGGGGCATCCTCGCCGATCGCTATGGGCCGCGGGTGGTGGTGTTCGGCGGATTGTTGATCTCAGCCTTGGCGGCGTTGGTGATGGGCAACTTTGCCACCTTGCCGATCTTCGCTACCTGCATGGTTATCCAGGGCCTGGCGCAGGCCACCGGGTGGTCCGGTCTGTGCAAGAATCTCGGCAGTTTCTACCCCGCCGAACAACGCGGCCGGGTGCTGGGCCTGTGGAGTTCGTGCTACGCCTTTGGCGGCCTGGTGGCTTCGCCTTTTGTCGGCTGGTGGGCCTATACCCTGGTGGGCAGTTGGCATGCGGCGTTCATTTCCAGTGCCGCGGTGGTGGCAGTGGTGGCGCTGCTGTTTTTTATCTTTCAGCGCAACCAGCCTGAAGACGTCGGCTTGCCGGCAGTGGAGCCGCAGCCGCAACTGACAGCTGCCGAGGCAGATGCGCAAAGCCGGATCAGTATGTGGGCGCCGCTGCGCGAAATTCTGCGCAACCGCACGGTGCTGACCCTGGGCCTGGCGTACTTCATGCTCAAGCCAGCGCGTTACGCGATTCTGTTGTGGGGACCAGTGATCGTCTTCGAGCAAATGCCCTCCGTGGGCAAGGTGGGGGCAGCGATCATCCCTACCGCGTTCGAGCTGGCGGGGTTGCTGGGGCCGATCATGATTGGCCTGGCCTCGGACAAACTGTTCGGTGCGCGGCGCTTGCCGGCCTGCGTCCTGAGCCTGCTGGCGCTGACCGTGTCGCTGGCGCTGTTCATGGGCGCCTTGCAGACCGGTAGCGTGTTGCTGGTAGTGGCCTTGTTGTTTGTCATGGGCCTGACCCTGTACGGACCGGACTCGATGATCAGCGGTGCGGCCGCGATTGACTTCGGCACCGCCAAGGCCGGCGCCACCGCCGCTGGTTTCGTCAACGGCTGCGGTTCGGTCGGGGCGATCCTCGGCGGCCTGCTGCCCGGCTACTTCGACACGGTCACGGTGTTCATCGTGTTTGCCGGTTGCGCGTTGTTTTCTGCCCTGGTGCTGATCCCCCACTGGAACAGCCGCCCGGCAGGGCTGCAACCTAACCGTGCGCTTGTGCCCACGGTGCCGGTAACGATTTAG
- a CDS encoding leucine-rich repeat-containing protein kinase family protein, whose protein sequence is MHTLAQLRSGELAGIKRLDLSCGLEEFPEEIYSLADSLEVLNLSGNALRQLPDDLHRLRHLRVLFCSNNLLRELPASLGQCQQLSMIGCKSNRLQRVPATALPPQLRWLILTDNELEQLPSELGQRPLLQKLMLAGNRLRSLPASLGQCHRLELIRIAENQLSELPQWLLTLPSLAWLAYAGNPLETEADASALAATAHIPWAQLQLQQRLGEGASGVIHQARWQPPSLPEREVAVKLYKGSITSDGSPLHEMNACLSAGTHPQLISVLGRIVDHPQQQSGLVMGLIDRSYRNLAALPSLDSCSRDVYEPDTRFSAEVALNIARGIASAAAHLHRQGITHGDLYGHNTLYNDQGDCLLGDFGAASFHARAETLETRALQRIEVRAFGILLGELLARIDSGLSAARREVLERLQRQCCQPQVLARPGFNEVVEQLESL, encoded by the coding sequence ATGCATACCCTTGCACAACTGCGATCCGGCGAGTTGGCCGGGATCAAACGACTGGACCTGTCGTGCGGCCTGGAGGAGTTTCCCGAGGAAATTTACAGCCTGGCGGACTCGCTCGAGGTGCTCAACCTCAGCGGCAACGCCTTGCGCCAATTGCCGGACGACCTGCACCGACTGCGCCACTTGCGGGTGCTGTTCTGCTCGAACAATCTCTTGCGCGAACTGCCGGCCAGCCTGGGTCAATGCCAGCAACTGAGCATGATCGGCTGCAAGAGCAATCGCCTGCAGCGGGTCCCGGCCACGGCCCTGCCGCCACAGTTGCGCTGGTTGATCCTGACCGACAATGAACTGGAGCAATTGCCCAGCGAACTGGGGCAACGCCCCCTGCTGCAAAAACTCATGCTCGCCGGCAACCGGCTGCGCAGCCTGCCCGCCAGCCTGGGCCAGTGCCATCGGCTGGAATTGATCCGCATTGCCGAAAACCAACTCAGCGAACTGCCCCAGTGGTTGCTGACTTTGCCGTCCCTGGCCTGGCTGGCGTATGCCGGCAACCCGCTGGAAACCGAGGCCGATGCCAGCGCGCTGGCCGCCACCGCACACATCCCCTGGGCGCAATTGCAGCTGCAGCAGCGCCTGGGCGAAGGCGCTTCGGGGGTGATTCATCAGGCACGGTGGCAGCCGCCATCACTGCCGGAGCGCGAGGTCGCGGTGAAACTCTACAAAGGCTCGATAACCAGCGACGGTTCGCCCCTGCATGAGATGAACGCCTGCCTCAGCGCCGGCACTCATCCGCAGCTGATCAGCGTGCTGGGGCGCATCGTCGACCATCCACAGCAACAGTCCGGCCTGGTGATGGGGCTGATCGACCGCAGTTATCGCAACCTGGCCGCCTTGCCCAGCCTGGATTCCTGCAGCCGCGACGTGTATGAGCCCGACACGCGCTTTAGCGCCGAAGTGGCATTGAACATCGCCCGTGGCATCGCCTCGGCCGCTGCGCACCTGCATCGACAGGGCATCACCCACGGCGATTTGTATGGCCACAACACTTTGTATAACGATCAGGGCGACTGCCTGCTGGGGGACTTCGGCGCAGCGTCCTTCCATGCCCGCGCCGAGACCCTGGAAACCCGCGCACTGCAACGCATCGAAGTGCGCGCCTTCGGGATTCTGCTGGGGGAGTTACTGGCGCGGATCGACTCCGGCCTGAGTGCCGCACGACGCGAGGTACTGGAGAGGTTGCAGCGCCAGTGCTGTCAGCCCCAAGTGCTGGCACGGCCCGGGTTCAACGAAGTCGTGGAGCAATTGGAAAGTCTGTGA
- a CDS encoding type VI secretion system Vgr family protein, translating to MESPPGLSPTLTLPELALSFAVRQFKGHEALNQLYQLEIELLGPAPAIRLEQWLHQPAYLSLGADCGRHGIVQCAALIEASAQQITYRLTLAPRLIALEQTPRRRVRRELSVPQLLHQLLEEHNLPADSYRFELHHGEYPPRALCIQYDETDLHLLHRLCEEEGIHFHFEHQHDRHVLVFAEDSASFTQHPLETAFAPSADQPVISQLFQCHSPLDSAPRHSVQPRGEPQESRPAPADAANQIAQATARATLTQQHQLQLSRRELERLRCLHRQVQGHSTQPGLCSGGILQVSGHPVAVFNDQWLLCEVEHQGSANHYRSQFTAIPWSSEFRPALKHPKPRIHGQQIGRVAEPAVLDALGRVEVRLWPEQDVGDAPSGLWLPRVQVAAAATQVPAGGSEVQVSFLDDDPDRPVLYATDLGAVRNGPARHAEEHPISLTANGNVLHLTADSITLAGPLFSPTPTPGVDPLEQSRLPQPQHSGWSGEISLFERPPATTDRLAHANWYIVRMPRPGLKELSGLDRSDVVMQGTSLASGNLALSPAQKKQLACEFARTPDQLCLLYPGQCVALAEYFQQHWNSEQRLSFIESARPTSPSARTGHNQLLFDWLLPHAGKAPRSG from the coding sequence ATGGAAAGCCCCCCGGGCCTGAGCCCAACCCTGACCCTCCCCGAGCTCGCCTTGAGTTTTGCGGTGCGTCAGTTCAAAGGGCACGAAGCACTCAACCAGCTGTACCAACTGGAGATCGAATTGCTCGGCCCCGCACCGGCGATTCGGCTGGAGCAGTGGCTGCACCAGCCGGCCTACCTCAGCCTGGGTGCGGATTGCGGTCGCCACGGGATCGTCCAGTGCGCCGCTCTGATCGAGGCAAGCGCACAGCAGATCACTTATCGTCTGACCCTGGCACCTCGCCTGATAGCCCTGGAGCAAACGCCACGACGGCGTGTGCGGCGTGAGTTGAGCGTGCCACAACTGCTGCACCAGTTGCTCGAAGAGCACAACCTGCCCGCCGACAGTTACCGCTTCGAGCTGCACCATGGCGAGTACCCACCGCGGGCGCTGTGCATCCAGTACGACGAAACCGACCTGCACCTGCTGCATCGGCTGTGTGAAGAGGAAGGCATCCACTTTCACTTTGAACACCAGCACGACCGACATGTACTGGTGTTCGCCGAGGACAGCGCCAGCTTCACCCAGCACCCGCTAGAGACCGCCTTTGCGCCCAGTGCCGACCAGCCGGTGATCAGCCAGTTGTTTCAATGTCACAGCCCGCTCGACTCCGCGCCGCGCCACAGCGTTCAGCCACGGGGCGAACCACAGGAGTCGCGCCCCGCGCCGGCAGACGCCGCCAATCAAATCGCCCAGGCCACAGCCCGGGCAACCCTGACCCAGCAGCACCAGCTCCAGTTGAGCCGGCGCGAGCTCGAACGGCTGCGGTGCCTGCACCGGCAAGTCCAGGGGCACAGTACCCAGCCGGGTCTGTGCAGTGGCGGCATCCTGCAAGTCAGTGGCCATCCTGTCGCGGTGTTCAATGACCAGTGGTTGCTCTGCGAGGTTGAGCACCAAGGCTCAGCGAACCACTACCGCAGTCAATTCACCGCCATTCCCTGGTCCAGCGAATTCCGCCCGGCGCTCAAGCACCCCAAGCCGCGCATCCACGGCCAGCAAATCGGTCGGGTGGCAGAGCCAGCAGTGCTCGACGCACTGGGTCGAGTGGAGGTCCGGTTGTGGCCTGAGCAGGACGTGGGTGATGCGCCCTCGGGGCTCTGGTTGCCCAGGGTCCAGGTGGCCGCTGCCGCCACGCAGGTGCCCGCAGGCGGCAGCGAAGTCCAGGTCAGCTTCCTTGATGACGATCCCGATCGACCAGTGTTGTATGCCACCGACCTCGGCGCGGTGCGCAATGGCCCGGCACGGCACGCTGAAGAACACCCCATCAGCCTCACAGCCAATGGCAACGTGCTGCACTTGACTGCAGACAGCATCACCTTGGCCGGCCCACTGTTCAGCCCCACACCCACCCCTGGCGTGGACCCCCTCGAACAATCCAGGCTACCTCAGCCCCAGCACAGCGGCTGGAGCGGTGAAATCTCGCTGTTCGAACGCCCGCCAGCGACCACCGACCGCCTGGCCCACGCCAACTGGTACATCGTGCGTATGCCGCGCCCCGGCCTCAAGGAGTTGAGCGGCCTGGATCGCAGCGACGTGGTCATGCAGGGCACCAGCCTGGCGTCGGGCAACCTGGCGCTTTCACCCGCGCAGAAAAAACAGCTGGCCTGCGAGTTCGCCCGCACCCCGGACCAACTGTGCCTGCTCTATCCGGGGCAATGCGTGGCGCTGGCCGAGTACTTCCAGCAACACTGGAACAGCGAGCAACGCCTGAGCTTCATTGAGAGTGCCAGGCCCACCAGCCCGTCTGCACGCACGGGGCACAACCAACTGTTGTTCGACTGGTTGCTGCCCCACGCCGGCAAGGCGCCCCGGTCAGGCTAA
- a CDS encoding anti-sigma factor family protein, translated as MISMPPSVNDLHAYVDHQLNDADRRLVETYLAANPQMAGQVRAWQQDAQQLRAALGGALQQPDNPDLDPGLIRQRRKRQSRRHLASAALLLIAVSVGGLGGWQARQMTLSGGTLPMTDAMQAYRMFAQQGLLPADYRVSDDGDMQGWLDHYFARANRLPDLANAGFQPVSARLLSTDQGPAAMVMYEDQGGRKISFYIRPPGPRNYLLPKGSRSDGELQAQYWSGAGYNYAMVSEARDPATQVIQQTLKF; from the coding sequence ATGATCAGCATGCCGCCCAGCGTCAATGACCTGCACGCCTACGTCGACCATCAGCTCAACGATGCCGACCGGCGCCTGGTGGAGACGTACCTGGCGGCCAATCCGCAGATGGCCGGGCAGGTACGCGCCTGGCAGCAGGACGCCCAGCAACTGCGGGCAGCCCTGGGCGGCGCCTTGCAACAACCGGACAACCCCGACCTCGACCCGGGGCTGATTCGCCAACGCCGCAAGCGCCAGTCCCGGCGCCACCTGGCCAGTGCCGCCCTGCTGCTGATCGCAGTCAGTGTCGGCGGCCTGGGTGGCTGGCAAGCACGGCAAATGACGCTCAGCGGTGGCACCCTGCCGATGACTGACGCGATGCAGGCGTATCGGATGTTCGCCCAGCAAGGCCTGCTGCCGGCCGACTATCGGGTCAGCGATGATGGCGACATGCAGGGCTGGCTCGATCATTATTTTGCCCGCGCCAACCGCCTGCCGGACCTCGCCAACGCGGGTTTCCAGCCGGTCAGTGCACGATTGCTGAGCACCGACCAGGGCCCGGCGGCCATGGTGATGTATGAAGACCAAGGCGGGCGCAAGATCAGCTTCTACATCCGCCCGCCCGGCCCGCGGAACTACCTGCTCCCCAAAGGCAGTCGCAGCGACGGAGAATTGCAGGCGCAATACTGGTCAGGGGCCGGCTACAACTATGCGATGGTCAGCGAAGCCCGCGACCCGGCTACCCAGGTCATCCAGCAAACGCTGAAGTTCTAG
- a CDS encoding cytochrome b translates to MPWKNSVSRYSSVSIALHWLMLVLLAVVYATIELRGIFPKGSGGRTLIKEAHFMLGLTVFVLVWLRLFARSLGVAPKIVPTPPRWQSLLATLMHVALYVFMIGMPILGWLITSAAGHQVMFYGIDLPMLIGEDKELAKQIEGWHVLGGTIGYWLIGLHAVAGLAHHYFYRDNTLLRMMPKRG, encoded by the coding sequence ATGCCCTGGAAGAACTCTGTCTCACGCTACAGCAGCGTATCGATCGCGCTGCACTGGTTGATGCTGGTGCTGCTGGCCGTGGTATACGCCACCATCGAACTGCGGGGGATCTTTCCCAAAGGCAGTGGCGGTCGGACCCTGATCAAGGAAGCGCACTTCATGCTCGGCCTGACCGTGTTCGTCCTGGTCTGGTTGCGCCTGTTCGCCCGCAGCCTGGGGGTGGCACCGAAAATCGTACCCACTCCACCGCGCTGGCAAAGCCTGCTGGCGACCCTGATGCACGTCGCGCTGTATGTATTCATGATCGGCATGCCGATTCTCGGCTGGCTGATCACCAGCGCCGCAGGCCATCAAGTGATGTTCTATGGCATCGACCTGCCAATGCTGATCGGCGAAGACAAGGAGCTGGCCAAGCAGATCGAAGGCTGGCACGTGCTGGGGGGCACCATCGGTTACTGGCTGATCGGCCTGCATGCCGTGGCCGGACTGGCGCACCATTATTTCTACCGCGACAACACCCTGCTACGGATGATGCCCAAGCGCGGTTAA
- a CDS encoding LysR substrate-binding domain-containing protein, whose product MNLFQLRAFDAVAREGSFTRAAARLFISQPAVTGHIKALEEHYQITLLRRTARRVELTEEGTKLAAITRAMFGLAEEAQVMLEANRQLLTGRLEVAADGPHMVMPMLASLRARYPGITVNLRLGNAQETLAALLSEHADVAVLTEVEPRKGLHLQALSESRICALVPAGHPWSSLDQGISLEALDQVIMVLREPSSITRRTFDEACSQARITPRVLLELDSREAVTEAVAAELGVGVVSSVEVSHDPRVRAVPIIGEGLVNRHLIGCMERRRDLRLIQAFFALAPA is encoded by the coding sequence ATGAACCTGTTCCAGCTGCGCGCATTCGATGCGGTGGCCCGTGAGGGCAGCTTTACCCGGGCCGCTGCCCGTCTGTTCATCAGCCAGCCGGCAGTCACCGGGCACATCAAGGCGCTGGAGGAGCACTACCAGATCACGCTGTTGCGGCGCACCGCACGGCGGGTCGAACTGACGGAGGAGGGCACCAAGCTGGCGGCGATCACCCGGGCGATGTTCGGCCTGGCCGAAGAAGCCCAGGTGATGCTCGAGGCCAACCGGCAGCTGCTGACCGGGCGCCTGGAAGTGGCGGCGGACGGGCCGCACATGGTCATGCCGATGCTCGCCAGCCTGCGGGCGCGCTACCCGGGCATCACGGTCAACCTGCGCTTGGGCAACGCCCAGGAAACCCTCGCGGCGCTGCTGTCCGAGCACGCCGACGTGGCGGTCCTGACCGAAGTCGAGCCGCGCAAGGGCCTGCACCTGCAAGCCCTGAGCGAGTCGCGCATCTGCGCACTGGTGCCCGCCGGTCACCCCTGGTCGAGCCTGGACCAGGGCATCAGCCTCGAGGCGCTGGACCAGGTGATCATGGTCCTGCGGGAGCCGAGTTCGATCACCCGCCGTACCTTTGATGAGGCCTGCAGCCAGGCGCGGATCACCCCTCGGGTGCTGCTGGAACTGGACAGCCGCGAAGCGGTGACCGAGGCGGTGGCGGCGGAACTTGGGGTCGGGGTGGTGTCGTCGGTCGAGGTCAGTCACGACCCGCGGGTGCGCGCGGTGCCGATCATCGGTGAGGGGTTGGTCAATCGGCACTTGATCGGCTGCATGGAGCGGCGCCGGGACCTGCGTCTGATCCAGGCGTTTTTTGCCCTGGCGCCCGCCTGA